A section of the Triticum dicoccoides isolate Atlit2015 ecotype Zavitan chromosome 7A, WEW_v2.0, whole genome shotgun sequence genome encodes:
- the LOC119330622 gene encoding uncharacterized WD repeat-containing protein C2A9.03-like produces MSLYDGGLAGVYPEEEDDRLADLAGDSDFDDDEYVQSISKASEDTSAMDVLKGKDIQGIPWERLTITRDGYRKSRLEGYTNFENIPNSGQLSEKVCTPVEKGQLYYEFAHNTRSVRPTIFHFQLRNLVWATTRHDVYLMSHMSVLHWSPLTSEKHEVIDLQGHVAPCEKHEGNFYEGFYRTHVSTLAVKNNLLVAGGFHGELICKFLDREGISYCSKSTHDDNGITNFLEIFEKPSGSVHFLASNNDCGLRDFDMEKFQMCNNFHFDWAVNHTSLSPDGKIIAVVGDNPDGVLVDANSGKMIHELSGHLDYSFASAWNPDGRTFATGNQDKTCRIWDARNLSKSVAVLGGNMGAIRSIRYTSDGKFLAMAEAADFIHIFDVGSGYDRKQELDFFGEIAGISFSPDTEALFVSVHDRNYSSLLQFSRRRFYSYLDSAL; encoded by the exons ATGTCGCTGTACGACGGCGGGCTCGCCGGAGTGTACCCCGAGGAGGAGGATGACCGCCTCGCCGACCTGGCGGGGGACTCCGACTTCGACGACGACGAGTACGTCCAATCT ATTAGCAAGGCGTCAGAAGATACATCTGCGATGGATGTCCTGAAAGGGAAGGACATACAGGGAATTCCCTGGGAACGGCTGACCATCACAAGGGACGGATATAGGAAGTCAAGACTGGAAGGGTATACGAACTTTGAGAACATACCTAATTCGGGACAATTATCGGAGAAG GTATGTACACCTGTGGAGAAAGGTCAACTCTACTACGAGTTTGCGCATAACACAAGATCGGTGAGACCGACCATTTTTCATTTTCAG TTGAGAAATTTAGTATGGGCAACAACAAGGCATGATGTTTATCTTATGTCACACATGTCTGTGCTTCATTGGTCACCACTGACCTCTGAGAAGCACGAGGTCATTGATCTTCAAGGACATGTTGCTCCATGTGAG AAGCACGAGGGGAATTTCTATGAGGGCTTTTATCGGACTCACGTTAGCACATTGGCAGTCAAGAACAACCTGCTGGTTGCTGGTGGCTTTCATGGAGAACTAATTTGCAAA TTTTTGGACCGTGAAGGAATAAGCTATTGTTCCAAGTCAACTCATGATGACAATGGCATTACTAATTTTCTGGAGATATTTGAGAAACCTAG TGGTTCCGTGCATTTCCTAGCATCAAACAATGATTGTGGACTAAGAGACTTTGACATGGAGAAGTTTCAAATGTGCAATAATTTTCATTTCGATTGGGCTGTGAAT CACACATCCTTGAGCCCTGATGGTAAAATCATTGCTGTTGTGGGGGACAATCCTGACGGTGTTCTGGTTGATGCTAATTCGGGGAAA ATGATTCACGAGCTCAGTGGTCATTTGGATTATTCGTTTGCATCGGCATGGAACCCAGACGGCCGGACATTCGCAACTGGGAACCAAGACAAGACATGCAGGATCTGGGACGCCCGTAACCTCTCCAAGTCTGTCGCTGTCCTGGGAGGCAACATGGGAGCCATAAGGTCCATCCGCTATACATCTGACGGCAAGTTCCTGGCAATGGCTGAAGCTGCAGACTTCATCCACATCTTTGACGTCGGGAGTGGGTACGACAGGAAGCAGGAGCTGGACTTCTTTGGTGAGATTGCCGGCATATCGTTCAGTCCTGACACTGAGGCTCTCTTTGTCAGCGTACATGATCGCAACTATAGCAGCCTCCTCCAGTTCAGTCGTCGACGGTTTTACAGCTACCTTGATTCAGCTTTGTGA
- the LOC119332011 gene encoding WPP domain-interacting protein 2-like encodes MAVTATDMDRMANGAVESSAESPAAEAPPEARTKGRGLRRWRRIQREHRAEGPAAPATAAGGRGRADDDAAQLHKRRLPIGAAAPPKEKHEVAVEEVESSTASVESRFVPLEPVPAPAPAKLDPDLGLLVSSVGFSVGAGGADSDNSEDRSSKSSTAASAPRHDFPRERDRLRAHTAAAIHGKNHRTARARADRQSAHTAFSLAKAEADNSRWSVESDRRSSNAVHGRKQGVGSIGNGIHKELSDGDDHSDEGQPSDEMRSTAGGYCTQSGSSVVGKLGGGNGDSGDADVEDTFDEGGVGKGEMGLEMNSCANPFAESILSLQRTQEALENEIRNFVVIGKESTDDLDARDDEWSNSLHIEESVEEANEKRKDLESRVEQASILIKEKDSRILELEALSRTRAWRSAIQSANNQLLQPDLDQLLQEKMEAEIQCIILTRASQTWTPVAEDRKALYKEQKCLLGDYKQLELKLRSAENRAAILGEMVEKLEAQCKELSASAEILQLQSRTSSASLLCFIQFILLLIAIGIYVVRLSPSSAEFVPT; translated from the exons ATGGCAGTCACCGCGACCGACATGGACCGCATGGCGAACGGCGCCGTCGAGTCCTCCGCCGAGTCCCCGGCCGCGGAGGCGCCTCCGGAGGCCAGGACCAAAGGCCGCGGGCTCCGTCGGTGGCGCCGTATCCAGCGGGAGCACCGCGCGGAAGGCCCCGCTGCCCCCGCCACTGCCGCTGGTGGCAGAGGTCGTGCAGATGACGACGCGGCACAGCTCCACAAGCGCCGGCTGCCCATCGGCGCCGCCGCGCCCCCCAAGGAGAAGCACGAGGTGGCCGTCGAGGAGGTGGAGAGCTCCACCGCTTCCGTCGAGTCCCGCTTCGTCCCACTGGAGCCAGTGCCGGCGCCGGCGCCAGCGAAGCTGGACCCGGATCTCGGCCTGCTCGTCTCCTCCGTCGGCTTCTCGGTCGGCGCAGGCGGCGCTGACTCCGACAACAGCGAGGACCGGAGCAGCAAGTCCTCCACCGCCGCGAGCGCCCCGCGCCACGACTTCCCGCGCGAGCGAGACAGGCTGCGTGCTCACACCGCCGCCGCCATCCACGGGAAGAATCACCGGACCGCGCGCGCGCGAGCCGACAGGCAGAGCGCTCACACAGCCTTCTCCCTGGCCAAGGCCGAGGCCGATAACTCTCGTTGGAGCGTCGAGTCCGACCGCCGCAGCTCTAATGCCGTCCATGGCCGGAAACAGGGGGTCGGCAGCATCGGCAATGGCATCCACAAGGAACTTTCTGATGGTGATGACCACAGcgatgaagggcagccaagcgatgAGATGCGATCAACAGCTGGAGGTTACTGCACGCAGAGTGGGAGTAGTGTGGTGGGAAAATTGGGTGGCGGAAATGGTGATTCTGGTGATGCTGATGTTGAGGACACATTTGATGAGGGGGGTGTTGGGAAGGGTGAGATGGGATTAGAGATGAACTCATGTGCCAACCCATTTGCGGAATCTATTTTGTCACTTCAGAGAACGCAGGAAGCTCTCGAGAATG AGATACGGAACTTTGTGGTGATCGGGAAAGAATCAACCGATGATCTTGATGCACGTGATGATGAATGGAGCAACTCGCTCCACATTGAGGAATCTGTTGAAGAAGCAAATGAAAAGAGAAAGGATCTTGAGTCAAGGGTGGAACAAGCATCAATActgatcaaggagaaggattcaagaATACTTGAACTAGAAGCTCTCAGCCGGACGAGGGCGTGGAGAAGTGCAATTCAGAGTGCTAACAACCAGCTGTTGCAGCCGGATCTTGATCAACTGCTCCAGGAGAAGATGGAAGCGGAGATTCAGTGCATCATCCTGACAAGAGCCTCTCAAACCTGGACACCCGTTGCCGAGGATCGGAAAGCTCTCTACAAGGAGCAGAAATGTCTGCTTGGCGACTACAAGCAGCTCGAACTCAAACTGCGTAGTGCCGAGAACCGAGCAGCAATACTaggggagatggtggagaagctggaGGCGCAATGCAAAGAGCTCTCTGCGAGTGCAGAAATCTTGCAGCTGCAATCTAGAACAAGCTCCGCGTCACTGTTATGTTTCATCCAGTTTATACTGCTGCTTATTGCCATAGGCATCTATGTTGTGCGTCTGTCTCCATCCTCGGCCGAGTTTGTACCTACGTGA